The DNA window CCGACTGCTCCATGCGCAGCACGACCCCCTCCTCCACGGGCTGGAGGGTCCAGGTGACAAGGGTGCTCAGCTCATCCCCCGCGGCCCCGGTGGTGTGCCAGCGGTACACCAGGCGGCCGCAGGGCACGACCTCCAGCACCTCCCCCTCGGTGACGCCGTTCCAGTTGGGGACCGCGGGCGCGCGCAGGGTGAAGCGGTGACCGACAACCGCCCGGAAGTCACCGGGCATCAGCCACTGGGCCACCAGGTCGCCCTCCGTGAGCGCCCGCCAGACCTTCTGCGCCGGGTGCGCCAGGTACCGCTCGACCACGATGGAGCGCGTGCCAGCAGCGGACGTGATCATGGGTCCATCCGGTCCAGCAGCCCTTCCAGACGGTCGAAACGCTCACGCCAGAAAGCGCCGT is part of the Deinococcus aestuarii genome and encodes:
- a CDS encoding SRPBCC family protein, with the protein product MITSAAGTRSIVVERYLAHPAQKVWRALTEGDLVAQWLMPGDFRAVVGHRFTLRAPAVPNWNGVTEGEVLEVVPCGRLVYRWHTTGAAGDELSTLVTWTLQPVEEGVVLRMEQSGFRPQDEPNFRGATQGWPRFLARLEQVIASFPPEATEGR